In Electrophorus electricus isolate fEleEle1 chromosome 1, fEleEle1.pri, whole genome shotgun sequence, a single window of DNA contains:
- the sinhcafl gene encoding SIN3-HDAC complex associated factor, like, with amino-acid sequence MNEMFGFHKSKIYRSHEGCCICKTKSSSSRFTDSSRYEENFRLCFGLSEDRVGDICNACVLLVKRWKKLPLGSKKNWSHVVDARAGPGFKLTKPKKVKTVDGKKKSKLKKLHKLKRQNSDAHSTTSSMSPSQSPSHSNQSDDGSDIETKQRRPTPAGFSFLDLSYWKRQKVCCGIVYKGRFGEVIIDPRLFKPCCSSKEQAALASTSDSPRSTTLPPQLAEDLKETW; translated from the exons ATGAACGAGATGTTTGGATTTCATAAATCCAAGATTTATCGCAGTCATGAAGGTTGCTGTATTTGTAAAACCAAGTCCTCCAGTTCCCGATTTACAGACAGCAGCAGATATGAGGAAAATTTCCGACTTTGCTTTGG ATTATCCGAGGACAGAGTTGGAGATATCTGCAATGCCTGTGTACTTCTAgtaaaaagatggaaaaaattACCACTTGGATCAAAGAAGAACTGGAGCCAT gtGGTGGATGCAAGAGCAGGACCTGGCTTCAAGTtaacaaaacccaaaaaagtgaaaaccgttgatggaaagaaaaagagcaagcTGAAGAAGCTCCATAAACTTAAACGTCAAA ACTCTGATGCCCACAGTACTACATCCAGCATGTCTCCATCTCAGTCTCCCAGCCATAGCAACCAGTCCGATGATGGCTCAGACATCGAGACCAAGCAAAGGCGTCCGACGCCCGCTGGCTTCTCATTTCTTGATCTCTCTTACTGGAAAAG GCAGAAAGTGTGCTGTGGGATTGTCTACAAAGGGCGGTTTGGCGAGGTAATTATTGATCCTCGCCTCTTCAAACCCTGCTGCAGCTCCAAGGAGCAGGCGGCACTGGCGTCCACCTCAGACTCCCCGCGCTCCACGACTCTGCCCCCTCAGCTTGCTGAGGACTTGAAGGAGACTTGGTGA